The following proteins are co-located in the Clostridiales bacterium genome:
- a CDS encoding helicase, producing MGGFFVVPPKTAQEISPAEEKAAEPTEQDTSFSYQLLSRLQSDCEYFLGAGQGHEKHLWAGNVKNQIAKMWELYNAVLEKPNWLTTQDIERYEKQMAGVEQKAASVDMPITPVPDLNVQPMDIQTTSFASTLDKEEISDLIDVVLCADDITPDTREWVSEIHKFFEGGHKQTTKAKILKAFYGKLDTEYVTKTGDYLHILADSEGLTFETEGQQFAASYVELTNRIDSLILIGAYPFSSADSMIDDFSIPDEIDEMRGVSDNDESEPEETIVSADLSEQDRQRIIDEYLQHGSGKQGGRQRICQAVLSMPAKKNRASFIRKEYNSYGCYRSPGNGGQWHLESTPKGLAIDYRSGTLELHEVLSWNRVESGIADLIRQDRYLTEDDKAELEAEGRTVYIPAPEPVQESPDRQLTLFDMALASQDSYEDSADDNNDSVIDGNADEPQALPFTEGERIYYHDRVFEIVRFLHDGRTVEIGDIAQLKNLNRLKITERVPLSEIADCKPLKDHYTEGELASMVVEAVQSGDDSEETKAAIHAVTLVNQSNDEYSHTIMDDFHARAWGEGLNYHYSPDHHLYDGGPKTKCRNNIEAIRLLKELQAQGRIAAAEEQITLARFVGWGGLANALTPDKSGWEKEFDEIKSLLTDEEFQAAQKSTLTSYYTEQSVVSHIYKGLERMGFRGGNILDPALGTGNFFSVLPDSMDGSKLYGCEIDPIPGHIAKHLYPDADIQVAGFEQTAFSDHFFDVMVGNVPFNAIKVDDPRYNKYNLPIHDYFIAKSLDKVRPGGMLALITSKFTMDKANSKMRKYIAGKAELIGAIRLPNNAFKQVAGTEATTDILFLKKREREIVADEENSPWLSVEQNADGIPMNRYFIDHPEMVLGEMVFDESMFGNEKTTVCHPIPGEDLNERLERAISYLDGEYTEATSEYEDEKEMLPESIPADPNVRNFSYGLMDSELYYRENSRMYKQNITGRKAERIRGMLGITAAIRSLIDFQNSEYADLHELPTMEYEKQLQEHIAHLNQVYDAFVKKQGYLNSYANVMAFSRDANAPLLRSIEAEKKDQKDTWDKTAIFYKATIKPKVMPKTVHSAEEALMVSLNVKGKVDLAYMSWLYQRPDHCKATPDEIIAELGDRIYQDPEDYTGNPHTGWKTADEYLSGYVRDKLTAAILKAEEEPERFSRNVDALKLVQPVPLTPQDISFTLGSTWIPPEIYQQFMYDTFQTAPGNQEGRFGIFLEFSRYSGAYHITSKSTERTSVTVNQSYGTDRMNAYDILETTLNLRPVEVKDPVDYIDPDTGEEKTRYVLNKKETILAREKQAEIKMAFESWLFADPERGANLTKLYNDRFNNIRPREYNGDDLLLPDMAEGITLRKHQRDVIAHGLYGDGNLLMAHEVGAGKTYAAIGLGYEMKRLGAIHKPLYAVPNHLVGEWATHYMKMYPNANILVAEKKDFEKKNRRRFVSRIATGEYDAVIMGHSSFELIGLSRERQLAAMEAEIEAITDAIAEQKANAGKDWPLKQMEIFKSNLQFRYDRLFKAEKKDDVVSFEELGVDALFVDEAHAYKNNFSYTKMRNVAGITGISSQRAMDMHQKCQYINDLNNGKGVVYLTGTPISNTMAELYVLQKTLQPKALEDRGLLMFDSWASTYGVIESSLEIKPEGSGYQMKNRFAKFHNLPELMNMFLMIADIKTADMLDLPTPKLKTGAVQIVKTEITPEKKRIVMELGERAEKIRNGEVDSSEDNFLKLTLEARLLSTDPRAIDPDLPDDPNTKLNVCARKAAEIYHETAEKRLAQLIFCDMGTPKGDGSFNFYEATKDALIAQGVKSEEIAFIHDARTDVQREQLFEKVRTGEIRILMGSTSKMGTGMNVQNKLIALHHLDVPWRPSDLIQRNGRILRQGNDNPEISIFNYITEQTFDAYLWQILEQKQRYISQIMTGRSTLRSCEDVDSTMLQYAEFKALAVSDPRIKEKMETDNEISRLTVLKSSWQSKRNSLQYDISKRYPNEITSTEKKIVKMTADLEAYRQNKPAEFQMVIDGRTHDERTKAAEHFMVRARKLGRQTGDTLDMGSYAGFSVSLHRGMMSGVRIVLDGQRSYATDMGESALGNITRIENLAEHIAGDLEVCQAELADLHRQLEAARLESQKPFLGEEKLAQLQRKKVELDLALEFKDSADEILEPDEDGMEVLDYDPDGEENTPIRTQPPPSRLALEQKLYQKLAVFASPILDGDAYYMKLKSDGFEDLVLEAIGGGEYSIAHYYKQNGDAMRDPEITFTIDKQNLSIHPTSFLQDNVGLFYETAQAKPSMVQDLKDFMSQWFSNTAGQGFEPEKVSVYASEDEEENEFER from the coding sequence GTGGGCGGCTTTTTCGTTGTACCACCCAAAACAGCACAGGAAATCTCCCCTGCGGAGGAAAAAGCAGCAGAGCCAACGGAACAAGACACGTCTTTTTCGTATCAGCTATTGAGCCGCCTGCAATCTGATTGTGAATATTTCTTAGGCGCAGGGCAAGGACATGAAAAGCATTTATGGGCGGGAAACGTAAAAAACCAAATCGCCAAGATGTGGGAGCTTTACAATGCCGTACTTGAAAAACCGAATTGGCTGACAACGCAGGACATCGAACGTTACGAAAAACAAATGGCAGGGGTTGAGCAGAAAGCTGCCAGCGTAGATATGCCCATCACGCCGGTGCCTGATTTAAACGTACAGCCCATGGATATTCAAACCACTTCCTTTGCATCAACGCTCGACAAGGAAGAAATCTCTGACCTTATTGATGTGGTGCTGTGCGCCGATGACATTACTCCTGATACGCGGGAATGGGTATCGGAAATCCATAAATTCTTTGAGGGCGGCCATAAGCAGACCACGAAAGCAAAAATCCTGAAAGCCTTTTACGGCAAGCTGGATACGGAATACGTTACAAAAACCGGCGATTATCTGCATATCCTTGCCGACAGTGAGGGATTGACCTTTGAAACAGAGGGACAGCAGTTTGCCGCCAGCTATGTAGAGCTTACAAACCGTATAGACAGCCTGATTCTGATAGGCGCATATCCGTTCAGTTCCGCAGACAGCATGATTGACGATTTCTCAATACCGGATGAAATAGACGAAATGCGGGGCGTATCGGACAATGATGAATCGGAGCCGGAGGAAACTATCGTATCCGCTGATTTATCCGAACAGGACAGACAGCGGATTATTGACGAATACCTTCAGCACGGAAGCGGCAAACAGGGCGGCAGACAGCGGATATGCCAAGCGGTGCTGTCCATGCCTGCCAAGAAAAACCGGGCATCATTTATCCGAAAGGAATACAACTCCTATGGCTGCTACCGTAGTCCGGGAAACGGCGGTCAGTGGCACTTGGAGTCCACTCCGAAAGGGCTGGCGATTGATTACCGGTCCGGCACGTTGGAACTGCATGAGGTCCTTTCGTGGAATCGGGTGGAAAGCGGTATCGCTGACCTGATCCGGCAGGACAGGTATCTGACGGAGGACGATAAAGCGGAACTGGAAGCCGAGGGCAGAACCGTTTATATCCCTGCCCCTGAACCGGTACAGGAATCCCCTGACAGGCAGCTTACCCTTTTCGATATGGCTCTCGCTTCACAGGACAGCTATGAGGACAGCGCGGACGATAATAATGACAGCGTAATTGACGGAAATGCCGATGAGCCGCAGGCCCTGCCGTTTACGGAGGGTGAGCGCATCTATTACCATGACCGGGTATTTGAAATCGTTAGATTTCTGCACGACGGCCGCACGGTGGAAATCGGTGATATTGCCCAGCTCAAGAACCTGAACCGCCTGAAAATTACGGAGCGTGTACCGCTATCTGAAATTGCGGACTGCAAGCCGCTGAAAGACCATTATACCGAGGGCGAGCTTGCTTCTATGGTGGTGGAGGCGGTACAAAGCGGTGATGACAGCGAAGAAACCAAGGCGGCAATCCACGCTGTCACCCTTGTCAATCAGTCCAATGATGAATACAGCCATACCATTATGGATGATTTCCATGCCCGTGCATGGGGGGAGGGCTTAAATTACCACTATTCCCCCGACCATCATTTATATGACGGCGGCCCGAAAACCAAGTGCAGAAACAATATTGAGGCCATCCGCCTGCTGAAAGAATTGCAGGCACAGGGGCGCATTGCTGCCGCCGAGGAACAGATTACCCTTGCCCGGTTTGTGGGCTGGGGCGGCCTTGCCAATGCCCTGACACCGGATAAAAGCGGATGGGAAAAAGAATTTGATGAAATCAAAAGCCTGCTCACCGACGAGGAATTTCAGGCAGCGCAGAAAAGCACCCTGACCTCCTACTACACGGAGCAAAGCGTTGTCAGCCACATTTATAAAGGCTTGGAACGCATGGGATTTCGGGGCGGCAATATCTTAGACCCTGCCCTTGGCACAGGAAACTTTTTCTCTGTCCTGCCGGACAGCATGGACGGTTCCAAGCTCTACGGCTGTGAAATCGACCCCATCCCCGGCCATATTGCCAAGCACCTTTACCCTGACGCGGATATTCAAGTGGCTGGCTTTGAACAGACGGCCTTTTCCGATCACTTCTTTGATGTCATGGTGGGCAACGTGCCTTTCAATGCCATTAAGGTAGATGACCCGCGCTACAACAAATATAATCTCCCCATCCATGATTATTTTATTGCCAAGTCACTGGATAAGGTTCGTCCGGGCGGTATGCTGGCGCTGATCACTTCCAAATTCACCATGGACAAGGCAAATTCCAAAATGCGCAAATACATTGCCGGGAAAGCCGAGCTGATCGGTGCCATTCGTCTGCCGAATAACGCTTTCAAGCAAGTGGCCGGAACGGAAGCCACCACGGATATTCTGTTCCTTAAAAAGCGGGAACGGGAAATCGTAGCGGACGAGGAAAACAGCCCATGGCTTTCTGTGGAGCAGAACGCAGACGGCATCCCTATGAACCGCTATTTTATCGACCACCCGGAAATGGTGCTGGGCGAAATGGTATTTGATGAATCCATGTTCGGCAACGAAAAGACCACCGTCTGCCACCCCATACCCGGTGAGGACTTGAACGAACGGCTGGAGCGCGCCATTTCCTATCTGGACGGCGAATATACCGAAGCCACCTCGGAATACGAGGACGAAAAGGAAATGCTGCCGGAGTCTATCCCTGCCGACCCTAACGTGCGCAATTTCAGCTATGGGCTGATGGATAGTGAGCTGTATTACCGTGAGAATTCCCGGATGTATAAGCAGAATATCACCGGACGGAAAGCCGAGCGTATCCGGGGTATGCTGGGCATTACGGCAGCCATTCGCAGCCTGATCGATTTCCAGAACAGCGAATATGCCGACCTCCATGAGCTGCCCACGATGGAATATGAAAAGCAGCTTCAGGAGCATATCGCCCATCTGAATCAAGTTTATGATGCCTTTGTCAAAAAGCAGGGGTATCTCAATTCCTACGCCAATGTCATGGCGTTTTCGAGGGACGCCAATGCGCCGCTGCTCCGGTCCATTGAAGCGGAAAAGAAAGATCAAAAGGACACATGGGATAAGACCGCTATTTTCTATAAGGCCACCATTAAGCCCAAGGTTATGCCAAAAACGGTCCATTCCGCAGAGGAAGCCCTGATGGTTTCCCTAAATGTTAAGGGCAAAGTTGACCTTGCCTATATGTCCTGGCTCTATCAGCGTCCCGACCACTGCAAGGCCACCCCGGATGAAATCATAGCGGAGCTGGGCGATAGGATTTACCAGGACCCGGAGGATTACACCGGCAATCCCCATACCGGCTGGAAAACCGCTGACGAGTATTTAAGCGGTTATGTGAGGGATAAGCTGACGGCCGCCATCTTAAAGGCGGAGGAAGAACCGGAACGGTTCAGCCGCAACGTGGACGCCCTCAAGCTGGTGCAGCCGGTTCCACTGACCCCGCAGGACATCAGCTTTACGTTGGGTTCCACATGGATTCCACCGGAGATTTACCAGCAATTTATGTACGATACCTTCCAGACCGCACCGGGTAATCAGGAGGGACGGTTTGGCATTTTCCTTGAATTTTCCCGTTACAGCGGCGCTTACCACATTACCAGCAAAAGTACAGAACGCACCTCCGTCACGGTCAACCAGTCCTATGGCACAGACCGGATGAACGCCTATGACATACTGGAAACCACCCTGAATCTGCGCCCTGTGGAGGTCAAAGACCCGGTAGACTACATTGACCCGGATACCGGCGAGGAAAAGACCAGATATGTTCTCAATAAAAAGGAAACCATACTGGCCCGTGAAAAACAGGCCGAAATCAAAATGGCCTTTGAAAGCTGGCTGTTTGCCGACCCGGAGCGCGGCGCAAACCTGACCAAGCTCTACAATGACCGTTTTAATAACATCAGACCCCGTGAATACAACGGTGATGATCTGCTCCTGCCTGATATGGCGGAGGGAATTACTCTGCGCAAGCACCAGCGAGATGTAATCGCCCACGGTCTTTACGGGGACGGCAATCTGCTGATGGCCCATGAGGTGGGCGCCGGAAAAACCTATGCCGCAATCGGGCTGGGGTATGAAATGAAGCGACTGGGAGCCATTCACAAGCCTTTGTATGCCGTGCCGAATCATCTTGTAGGTGAATGGGCAACCCACTATATGAAAATGTACCCCAACGCCAATATTTTAGTAGCGGAGAAAAAGGATTTTGAGAAAAAGAACCGCCGCCGTTTTGTCAGCCGGATTGCCACCGGTGAATACGACGCCGTTATTATGGGGCACAGCAGCTTTGAACTAATCGGCTTATCCAGAGAACGGCAGCTTGCGGCGATGGAAGCGGAAATTGAGGCGATCACCGACGCCATTGCGGAGCAAAAAGCCAATGCCGGTAAGGACTGGCCACTCAAGCAGATGGAGATTTTCAAATCCAATCTCCAATTCCGGTATGACCGGCTGTTCAAGGCTGAGAAGAAAGACGATGTTGTCAGCTTTGAGGAATTAGGTGTGGACGCCCTGTTTGTGGATGAGGCCCATGCCTATAAAAACAACTTTTCTTACACCAAAATGCGTAATGTGGCAGGCATTACCGGTATCAGCAGCCAGCGTGCCATGGATATGCACCAAAAATGCCAGTACATCAATGACCTGAACAATGGTAAAGGTGTGGTATATCTTACCGGTACGCCTATTTCCAACACCATGGCGGAGCTGTATGTACTGCAAAAAACCTTGCAGCCGAAGGCGCTGGAAGATCGCGGGCTGCTGATGTTTGATAGCTGGGCAAGCACCTACGGCGTGATTGAGTCCTCTCTGGAAATCAAGCCGGAGGGCAGCGGCTATCAGATGAAGAACCGGTTTGCGAAGTTTCACAATTTGCCGGAACTCATGAATATGTTCCTGATGATTGCCGACATCAAAACAGCCGATATGCTGGATTTGCCGACACCAAAGCTAAAAACCGGCGCGGTGCAGATCGTAAAGACGGAAATCACCCCGGAGAAGAAACGCATCGTTATGGAGCTTGGGGAACGGGCGGAGAAAATCCGAAACGGCGAGGTGGACAGCTCTGAGGATAATTTTCTAAAGCTCACGCTGGAAGCCCGCCTGCTCTCCACCGACCCAAGAGCCATTGACCCGGACTTGCCGGACGATCCCAATACCAAGCTTAATGTTTGCGCCCGAAAGGCTGCGGAAATCTATCACGAAACCGCAGAGAAACGGCTGGCCCAGCTTATCTTTTGTGATATGGGGACTCCAAAGGGTGACGGCAGTTTTAATTTTTACGAGGCAACCAAAGACGCTTTGATTGCACAGGGCGTAAAGTCGGAGGAAATTGCCTTCATTCATGATGCGCGGACGGATGTACAGCGGGAACAGCTTTTTGAAAAGGTCCGCACCGGTGAAATCCGTATCCTGATGGGCAGCACCAGCAAGATGGGAACCGGTATGAATGTGCAAAATAAGCTGATTGCGCTCCATCATTTAGATGTGCCGTGGCGCCCCTCCGACCTGATTCAGCGCAACGGACGCATTCTTCGTCAGGGCAACGACAACCCCGAGATTTCCATTTTCAACTACATTACGGAACAGACCTTTGATGCCTACCTGTGGCAGATTTTAGAGCAAAAACAGCGGTATATCAGCCAGATCATGACCGGCCGCTCCACCCTCAGAAGCTGTGAGGACGTGGACAGCACCATGCTCCAGTACGCCGAGTTCAAGGCCCTTGCCGTTTCTGACCCAAGGATTAAGGAAAAGATGGAAACGGATAACGAAATCAGCCGCCTGACGGTGCTGAAATCCTCATGGCAGAGCAAGCGCAATAGCCTGCAATACGATATTTCCAAGCGGTATCCGAATGAAATTACAAGTACGGAAAAGAAGATTGTAAAAATGACCGCCGACCTTGAAGCCTACCGACAAAATAAACCGGCTGAATTTCAGATGGTGATTGACGGCAGAACCCATGATGAGAGAACCAAAGCCGCCGAACACTTTATGGTACGCGCCCGCAAGCTGGGGAGGCAAACAGGCGATACTCTGGATATGGGCAGCTATGCGGGCTTTTCAGTTTCCCTGCACCGGGGCATGATGAGCGGCGTTCGGATTGTTTTGGACGGACAGCGCAGCTATGCCACCGATATGGGAGAGTCCGCCCTTGGCAACATCACCCGTATTGAAAATCTGGCGGAGCATATTGCCGGTGATTTGGAGGTTTGCCAAGCGGAGCTTGCGGATTTGCACCGGCAGCTTGAGGCGGCAAGGCTGGAAAGCCAGAAACCGTTCCTGGGCGAGGAAAAGCTGGCGCAGCTCCAGCGGAAAAAGGTGGAGCTTGACCTTGCCTTGGAGTTTAAGGACAGTGCCGATGAGATTTTAGAGCCGGACGAGGACGGCATGGAGGTATTGGACTATGACCCGGACGGCGAGGAAAACACCCCCATCAGGACACAGCCCCCACCATCACGGCTTGCATTAGAGCAAAAGCTGTATCAGAAGCTGGCGGTATTCGCAAGCCCCATTCTGGATGGGGACGCCTATTATATGAAGCTGAAAAGCGACGGCTTTGAGGATTTGGTACTGGAGGCCATCGGCGGCGGTGAGTACAGTATCGCTCACTACTACAAGCAAAACGGTGACGCCATGCGCGACCCGGAAATCACCTTTACCATCGACAAACAGAACCTTTCCATTCACCCTACATCGTTCTTACAGGACAACGTAGGGCTTTTTTATGAAACGGCACAGGCAAAGCCGTCTATGGTACAGGACTTGAAGGATTTTATGTCGCAGTGGTTCTCCAACACTGCAGGTCAGGGCTTTGAGCCGGAAAAGGTGTCCGTGTACGCATCTGAAGATGAGGAAGAAAATGAATTTGAGAGGTAG
- a CDS encoding S-layer homology domain-containing protein yields the protein MKKKMNPQTKRAVVVLSIIALLILIAGIGSCSMKLRQSDNRPAVTDESDHPSAVPNDETVTLPKDRESSNESDTPSDSSNSDEKSEDGKIRDGQDNNSTSNPTKPSITPKPVTPTPKPADPSVPVKPVQPTPTPTVPVKPTEPTKPVKPTEPVKPTKPDRSDDDSGSGGGHVSYPAAVVEIITPAYSHAGTEFEVKTTLRNVKSLEWTVAQDGGDAKESDFLKGDLDKNGGKITITKPGSYIFTAAARNYGGSTYTFTKTLTIYPVYEIIVTTEPYANTDQAFTVKTTLSDNIKQQLNWHIYKDGNEVSWADTVTGTLTNSGGSIQLKEKGKYTLKATAYDETSREFSGKADIEVLPVVELSLQVPKTAHTDTPAIITAETKELGELSVVWSVTKNGQAATLSDCAEGTLDNEGGSIRFPEKGLYTLTAAVTDKSGRVFSASEEIKVYPVAAFSFTLPETAHTDKAVTVSVTSSELQDMKAEWTILHNGKSVPLADVLEGTFTNEGGSVRFVDKGSYLLKATLTDETGRSYTYEDGIVVYPVAETGFYLPEKTHTDTTVEVKTTFKEADGLSAIWSLKKGGKSLPLADGFTGTLTDNGGKIRFKSVGSYELTVAVTDNTGRSFTYTAPVTVYPVITVSMELTKETHTDRTAAASVKLTNAGTLPISWSMEKGGIPVTAENTLTNEGGTISFTDKGDYTVTAAVMDEAGRTFSDSKNVKVYPIPNITFDLAEAVHTDDMLSANTVLTDMEGLTAVWYVDNTYGFQDWDTYVDGKLTNNGGSIRFKRAGVYDLQARVTDPTGRVFLFNSGKVEVLPVLTLSFELLENGYTDTQIDLRTRGNNNVLPVEWTLMKNGELIPLDQAVSGTLNAQGGKIRFPEVGEYRLTASMTDALGRVFSHSEKISIYPLYNCNFSMPTTIHSGQSFAVNMGSDVKLNGKSIAWSLSKDGNSAAVSEFFKGSLGNTGGTVHVDVSGSYTLTATITDELDRAFTAVQTITVTNTAPTKPTLTATVTRTYLNGKFLMNLTAASTDPDGDPITYEFDGRSSDNYYALGTHTVKVRAKDGFDGVSDWTAATFTVSNAAPTKPTIQASVTRTVNNGKFLVNLSVSSTDPDGDAITYEYQNKAADNYYLAGTHTVQVRAKDNYGGVSEWAQTTFTISNSAPSTPVITRTPNGNSVAPGTAVTIRASSADPDGDSITYVWEGRNAETQTYPLGKNTVRVKAVDSTGAESSWAAIIFFVADPSRGGGMTLTGPESTIIEDGVDGATITSWTFTVPQVSGHSASYDYGQVRGYNRLTGKWEQLPTVSFDSSIGSSFAATDGNPARVYSYNGVHMYGTLQPGIYTKLEMYYYTPHTCMYNKSNIVYSAEFFFE from the coding sequence ATGAAGAAAAAAATGAACCCTCAAACCAAACGGGCGGTTGTGGTGCTATCCATAATCGCCCTTCTTATTTTAATTGCCGGTATCGGGAGCTGCTCCATGAAGCTCCGCCAATCCGATAACCGTCCGGCAGTCACGGACGAATCGGATCATCCAAGCGCAGTTCCTAATGATGAAACTGTGACCCTCCCAAAAGATAGGGAGAGCAGCAATGAATCAGATACCCCCTCTGATTCTTCTAATTCTGATGAAAAATCGGAGGATGGTAAAATACGGGACGGTCAGGACAACAATAGCACATCAAATCCCACCAAGCCATCCATAACCCCCAAACCGGTTACGCCAACGCCAAAACCGGCTGACCCGTCTGTGCCGGTAAAGCCTGTACAGCCCACACCGACCCCCACCGTTCCGGTGAAGCCAACGGAACCCACCAAACCGGTAAAGCCGACGGAGCCAGTCAAACCCACCAAGCCTGACCGTTCTGATGATGACAGTGGTTCAGGTGGTGGACATGTCAGCTATCCCGCTGCCGTGGTAGAGATTATCACCCCGGCATACAGCCATGCCGGTACGGAATTTGAAGTAAAAACGACCCTGCGCAATGTGAAATCGCTGGAATGGACTGTTGCGCAGGACGGCGGCGATGCCAAGGAAAGCGATTTTCTCAAAGGCGATTTGGATAAGAATGGCGGGAAAATAACCATTACCAAGCCCGGAAGTTACATTTTTACTGCCGCCGCAAGGAATTATGGAGGCAGCACCTATACCTTTACCAAGACCCTTACGATTTACCCGGTGTATGAAATCATCGTGACCACAGAGCCGTATGCCAACACGGATCAGGCATTTACGGTCAAAACCACGCTTTCCGACAATATAAAACAGCAGCTTAACTGGCATATCTATAAGGACGGGAATGAAGTAAGCTGGGCAGATACCGTTACCGGTACGCTGACCAATTCAGGCGGCTCCATTCAGTTAAAGGAAAAAGGGAAATACACCTTGAAAGCCACCGCTTATGATGAAACCAGCCGGGAGTTTTCCGGCAAGGCGGATATTGAGGTGCTGCCGGTGGTGGAACTCAGCCTGCAAGTGCCGAAAACAGCTCATACGGATACCCCTGCCATTATTACCGCCGAAACCAAGGAGCTGGGCGAGCTTTCAGTTGTATGGAGTGTGACCAAGAACGGTCAGGCGGCAACGCTTTCAGACTGCGCCGAGGGGACGCTGGATAACGAAGGCGGCAGCATTCGTTTCCCTGAAAAAGGCTTGTATACGCTGACCGCTGCTGTTACCGACAAATCCGGCAGAGTGTTCTCCGCCTCAGAAGAAATTAAGGTGTACCCGGTTGCGGCATTTTCCTTTACCTTGCCGGAAACCGCTCACACCGATAAGGCAGTCACGGTATCGGTCACTTCCAGCGAATTGCAGGATATGAAAGCAGAATGGACGATTCTCCATAATGGGAAAAGCGTACCGCTTGCGGATGTGCTGGAGGGTACGTTTACTAATGAGGGCGGATCTGTTCGGTTTGTGGATAAAGGCAGTTACCTTCTCAAAGCAACGCTTACGGACGAAACGGGGCGCTCCTACACCTATGAGGATGGTATCGTGGTATATCCCGTTGCGGAAACCGGCTTTTATCTGCCAGAAAAGACCCATACGGATACCACGGTTGAGGTAAAAACCACTTTCAAGGAAGCCGATGGACTAAGCGCCATTTGGAGCTTGAAAAAGGGCGGGAAATCACTTCCATTGGCAGACGGTTTTACTGGAACACTTACGGATAACGGCGGTAAAATCCGCTTCAAATCCGTGGGCAGCTATGAGCTGACCGTTGCGGTTACGGACAATACGGGGCGCAGCTTTACCTACACGGCTCCGGTTACGGTCTATCCCGTTATCACCGTTTCCATGGAACTGACCAAGGAAACCCATACCGACCGCACGGCGGCGGCCTCTGTCAAGCTGACGAACGCCGGAACGCTGCCTATTTCTTGGAGCATGGAAAAAGGCGGTATCCCTGTGACTGCCGAAAACACACTGACCAATGAGGGCGGCACCATCAGCTTCACGGATAAAGGAGATTATACAGTTACCGCCGCTGTCATGGATGAGGCCGGACGCACTTTCTCCGACAGTAAAAATGTCAAGGTGTATCCGATTCCGAACATCACTTTTGACCTTGCGGAAGCCGTCCACACAGATGATATGCTGTCGGCCAACACGGTCCTTACCGACATGGAGGGCTTAACAGCGGTATGGTATGTAGACAATACCTATGGTTTTCAGGATTGGGATACCTATGTAGACGGTAAGCTGACAAACAATGGCGGCTCTATTCGTTTCAAGCGCGCCGGTGTATACGATTTGCAGGCCCGTGTGACTGACCCGACCGGGCGGGTGTTCCTCTTTAATAGCGGAAAAGTGGAAGTCCTGCCTGTGCTTACGCTGTCCTTTGAACTGCTGGAAAACGGCTATACCGATACGCAGATTGATTTGCGTACAAGGGGCAACAACAATGTGCTGCCGGTGGAATGGACGCTGATGAAGAATGGCGAGCTTATCCCATTGGATCAGGCAGTCAGCGGCACCCTGAACGCACAGGGCGGCAAAATCCGTTTCCCGGAGGTGGGCGAATACCGCCTGACCGCATCCATGACCGATGCGCTGGGCAGAGTGTTCAGCCACAGTGAGAAAATCAGCATCTATCCCCTTTATAACTGCAATTTTTCTATGCCGACCACTATCCATAGTGGTCAGAGCTTTGCCGTAAATATGGGCAGCGATGTAAAATTGAACGGCAAATCTATCGCTTGGTCGCTGTCTAAGGACGGCAATTCAGCGGCAGTTTCTGAGTTTTTCAAAGGCAGCTTGGGCAATACCGGCGGCACGGTACACGTTGATGTGTCGGGCAGCTACACGCTCACCGCAACGATAACCGATGAGCTGGACAGGGCGTTTACCGCCGTTCAGACCATCACCGTTACCAATACCGCCCCAACAAAGCCGACTTTGACCGCTACGGTTACGAGGACATATCTAAATGGAAAATTCCTTATGAACCTGACTGCCGCCAGCACAGACCCGGACGGCGATCCGATCACCTATGAATTTGACGGCAGAAGCAGCGACAATTATTATGCCCTTGGTACGCATACCGTTAAGGTCCGCGCAAAAGATGGGTTTGACGGCGTATCTGACTGGACGGCTGCCACCTTCACCGTTTCAAACGCAGCTCCCACGAAGCCGACCATTCAGGCCAGCGTAACAAGAACTGTGAACAACGGTAAGTTTTTGGTAAATCTCTCCGTCAGCAGCACCGACCCGGACGGCGATGCCATTACCTACGAATATCAGAATAAGGCCGCCGATAATTATTATCTGGCAGGCACGCACACCGTACAGGTCAGAGCCAAGGACAATTACGGCGGTGTGTCGGAATGGGCGCAGACAACATTTACGATTTCCAACTCCGCACCGTCAACGCCGGTGATTACCAGAACGCCAAACGGAAATAGCGTAGCACCCGGAACGGCAGTTACTATCCGGGCATCTTCCGCCGATCCCGATGGTGATTCCATTACTTATGTATGGGAAGGGCGAAATGCTGAAACACAGACCTATCCCCTCGGGAAAAATACGGTTCGTGTCAAAGCGGTAGACAGTACCGGCGCTGAGTCTTCATGGGCGGCGATTATCTTCTTTGTTGCCGATCCAAGCCGTGGCGGAGGCATGACCTTGACCGGCCCGGAATCGACGATTATTGAAGATGGTGTAGATGGTGCAACCATTACCTCATGGACATTTACGGTTCCACAGGTCAGCGGACACAGCGCCAGCTATGATTATGGTCAGGTTAGAGGCTACAACCGACTGACCGGAAAATGGGAGCAGTTGCCCACGGTATCCTTCGATTCGTCAATCGGATCATCCTTTGCTGCCACAGACGGTAATCCTGCGCGTGTTTACAGTTATAATGG